A stretch of Numenius arquata chromosome 11, bNumArq3.hap1.1, whole genome shotgun sequence DNA encodes these proteins:
- the SLC25A48 gene encoding solute carrier family 25 member 48 isoform X1, with the protein MGSFQLQDFAAGWVGGAASVVVGHPLDTIKTRLQAGQGYGNTLNCVLTVYRNESVAGFFKGMSFPLASIAVYSSVVFGVFSNTQRLLSQLRHGDPAREPALADVALASMVAGFISVGIGTPVDLVKIRLQMQTQPYIEGNVKLKPTVPEFPAYRGPIHCFRTVLQKEGIAGIYRGVGAMLLRDVPGYCLYFIPYTFFCGWITPDGCISPSPSSIWLAGGIAGAISWGTATPMDVVKSRLQADGVYLNKYKGTLDCILQSYQNEGLKEERSLGCPCRETAGSSCSCLPIAEPGHELACFLEGTEHMLKTNLSSSAIIERLNLTFQVQRDRNLCESLARGKQCQYKTKGDVKEFLNKILRTYQAINKRRS; encoded by the exons ATGGGCAGCTTCCAGCTGCAGGACTTCGCGGCGGGCTGGGTGGGCG GAGCCGCCAGCGTGGTTGTGGGCCACCCCCTGGACACCATCAAG ACTCGTTTGCAAGCTGGACAAGGGTATGGAAACACACTCAACTGTGTTCTCACCGTGTACAGAAATGAGTCT GTGGCCGGCTTCTTCAAAGGCATGTCCTTCCCGCTGGCCAGCATCGCCGTCTACAGCTCCGTGGTGTTTGGTGTCTTCAGCAACACGCAGCGGCTCCTCAGCCAGCTCCGCCACGGAGACCCGGCCCGTGAGCCGGCGCTGGCCGACGTGGCTCTGGCCAGCATGGTGGCAGGGTTCATCTCTGTGGGCATCGGCACTCCCGTGGACCTGGTGAAGATAAGGCTGCAGATGCAAACACAGCCATATATCGAAG gaaacgTTAAACTGAAGCCCACAGTTCCTGAATTTCCTGCGTACCGAGGCCCAATTCACTGCTTTAGGACAGTCCTACAGAAAGAAGGGATAGCAGGAATATACCGAGGTGTGGGAGCAATGCTTCTGAGGGATGTTCCTGGGTACTGCCTCTATTTCATCCCTTACACATTTTTCTGTGGCTGGATTACCCCTGATGGATGCATTTCCCCTAGTCCCTCCTCCATCTGGCTGGCAGGAGGTATAGCAG GAGCCATTTCCTGGGGGACTGCTACTCCAATGGATGTTGTGAAAAGTCGACTTCAGGCAGATGGAGTTTATTTAAACAAGTACAAAGGGACCCTTGACTGTATCTTGCAGAGCTACCAGAACGAGGGCCTAAAA GAGGAAAGGTCTCTAGGTTGCCCGTGTAGGGAGACAGCTGGCAGT TCATGTTCATGTCTTCCCATTGCTGAG CCTGGCCACGAACTGGCATGCTTTCTGGAAGGAACTGAACACATGCTGAAAACCAACTTATCTTCAAGCGCAATAATTGAACGGCTTAATCTGACCTTCCAGGTTCAACGGGACAGAAACCTCTGTGAA AGCCTGGCACGTGGGAAGCAATGCCAGTACAAGACCAAGGGAGACGTGAAGGAATTTCTGAATAAAATCCTGAGAACCTATCAAGCAATCAATAAACGTAGAtcttag
- the SLC25A48 gene encoding solute carrier family 25 member 48 isoform X2: MGSFQLQDFAAGWVGGAASVVVGHPLDTIKTRLQAGQGYGNTLNCVLTVYRNESVAGFFKGMSFPLASIAVYSSVVFGVFSNTQRLLSQLRHGDPAREPALADVALASMVAGFISVGIGTPVDLVKIRLQMQTQPYIEGNVKLKPTVPEFPAYRGPIHCFRTVLQKEGIAGIYRGVGAMLLRDVPGYCLYFIPYTFFCGWITPDGCISPSPSSIWLAGGIAGAISWGTATPMDVVKSRLQADGVYLNKYKGTLDCILQSYQNEGLKVFFRGITVNAVRGFPMSSAMFLGYELSLKAMKRDQSETNP; the protein is encoded by the exons ATGGGCAGCTTCCAGCTGCAGGACTTCGCGGCGGGCTGGGTGGGCG GAGCCGCCAGCGTGGTTGTGGGCCACCCCCTGGACACCATCAAG ACTCGTTTGCAAGCTGGACAAGGGTATGGAAACACACTCAACTGTGTTCTCACCGTGTACAGAAATGAGTCT GTGGCCGGCTTCTTCAAAGGCATGTCCTTCCCGCTGGCCAGCATCGCCGTCTACAGCTCCGTGGTGTTTGGTGTCTTCAGCAACACGCAGCGGCTCCTCAGCCAGCTCCGCCACGGAGACCCGGCCCGTGAGCCGGCGCTGGCCGACGTGGCTCTGGCCAGCATGGTGGCAGGGTTCATCTCTGTGGGCATCGGCACTCCCGTGGACCTGGTGAAGATAAGGCTGCAGATGCAAACACAGCCATATATCGAAG gaaacgTTAAACTGAAGCCCACAGTTCCTGAATTTCCTGCGTACCGAGGCCCAATTCACTGCTTTAGGACAGTCCTACAGAAAGAAGGGATAGCAGGAATATACCGAGGTGTGGGAGCAATGCTTCTGAGGGATGTTCCTGGGTACTGCCTCTATTTCATCCCTTACACATTTTTCTGTGGCTGGATTACCCCTGATGGATGCATTTCCCCTAGTCCCTCCTCCATCTGGCTGGCAGGAGGTATAGCAG GAGCCATTTCCTGGGGGACTGCTACTCCAATGGATGTTGTGAAAAGTCGACTTCAGGCAGATGGAGTTTATTTAAACAAGTACAAAGGGACCCTTGACTGTATCTTGCAGAGCTACCAGAACGAGGGCCTAAAA GTCTTTTTTAGGGGCATCACGGTCAATGCAGTGCGAGGATTCCCAATGAGTTCAGCCATGTTTCTTGGCTATGAACTTTCCCTCAAAGCAATGAAAAGAGACCAAAGTGAGACCAATCCTTAA
- the SLC25A48 gene encoding solute carrier family 25 member 48 isoform X3, producing MSFPLASIAVYSSVVFGVFSNTQRLLSQLRHGDPAREPALADVALASMVAGFISVGIGTPVDLVKIRLQMQTQPYIEGNVKLKPTVPEFPAYRGPIHCFRTVLQKEGIAGIYRGVGAMLLRDVPGYCLYFIPYTFFCGWITPDGCISPSPSSIWLAGGIAGAISWGTATPMDVVKSRLQADGVYLNKYKGTLDCILQSYQNEGLKVFFRGITVNAVRGFPMSSAMFLGYELSLKAMKRDQSETNP from the exons ATGTCCTTCCCGCTGGCCAGCATCGCCGTCTACAGCTCCGTGGTGTTTGGTGTCTTCAGCAACACGCAGCGGCTCCTCAGCCAGCTCCGCCACGGAGACCCGGCCCGTGAGCCGGCGCTGGCCGACGTGGCTCTGGCCAGCATGGTGGCAGGGTTCATCTCTGTGGGCATCGGCACTCCCGTGGACCTGGTGAAGATAAGGCTGCAGATGCAAACACAGCCATATATCGAAG gaaacgTTAAACTGAAGCCCACAGTTCCTGAATTTCCTGCGTACCGAGGCCCAATTCACTGCTTTAGGACAGTCCTACAGAAAGAAGGGATAGCAGGAATATACCGAGGTGTGGGAGCAATGCTTCTGAGGGATGTTCCTGGGTACTGCCTCTATTTCATCCCTTACACATTTTTCTGTGGCTGGATTACCCCTGATGGATGCATTTCCCCTAGTCCCTCCTCCATCTGGCTGGCAGGAGGTATAGCAG GAGCCATTTCCTGGGGGACTGCTACTCCAATGGATGTTGTGAAAAGTCGACTTCAGGCAGATGGAGTTTATTTAAACAAGTACAAAGGGACCCTTGACTGTATCTTGCAGAGCTACCAGAACGAGGGCCTAAAA GTCTTTTTTAGGGGCATCACGGTCAATGCAGTGCGAGGATTCCCAATGAGTTCAGCCATGTTTCTTGGCTATGAACTTTCCCTCAAAGCAATGAAAAGAGACCAAAGTGAGACCAATCCTTAA